One genomic segment of Theobroma cacao cultivar B97-61/B2 chromosome 6, Criollo_cocoa_genome_V2, whole genome shotgun sequence includes these proteins:
- the LOC18595330 gene encoding VQ motif-containing protein 11: MAASSNTTTTTTTTKHQPAHPTSPNTTFVQADPSTFRTIVQQLTGAPDDPSAQKLPLTHPARPGAATDMGPKKPVFKLHERRQAMKKLEIKLNSNNIGKSEWPSDFLFVRQRGFLVSPVSTLDFWPRVSPTSRGGSESSRSPFEEEERAIAEKGFYLHPSPLSTPRGGAEPELLPLFPLHSRKESEHNYDDNSSSK, from the coding sequence ATGGCTGCCTCTTCTaacaccaccaccaccaccaccaccaccaagCACCAACCCGCACACCCAACCTCACCCAATACCACCTTCGTCCAAGCCGACCCTTCCACCTTCCGCACCATAGTTCAGCAGCTCACAGGCGCCCCCGACGACCCTTCAGCTCAAAAGCTCCCTCTCACACACCCAGCTCGGCCAGGCGCTGCCACCGACATGGGCCCTAAGAAGCCTGTTTTCAAGCTCCACGAACGTAGACAAGCCATGAAAAAGCTCGAAATCAAGCTGAACAGCAACAACATTGGCAAAAGCGAATGGCCTTCGGATTTCTTGTTCGTCAGACAAAGAGGGTTCTTGGTTTCGCCGGTTTCGACGTTGGACTTCTGGCCGCGCGTGAGCCCGACGTCGCGCGGCGGAAGTGAGAGCTCGAGGTCCCCATTTGAGGAAGAAGAGAGAGCTATTGCGGAGAAGGGATTTTATCTGCATCCGAGCCCTCTGAGTACGCCTAGAGGAGGAGCTGAGCCTGAGTTGTTGCCTTTGTTCCCTTTACATTCTCGTAAGGAAAGTGAGCATAATTATGATGATAATTCTTCCTCCAAATGA